Proteins encoded together in one Thermoplasmatales archaeon BRNA1 window:
- a CDS encoding TPR repeat protein, SEL1 subfamily: MDSKEADLKLIEAAKLVSNPSATREDADRAVAIFTEVSDAGISGGMFGLAELKMSGRWVPQDTEGAISLYTKAAEQGNIPAMFRLGNIFVTDKDHEDPAKAFDYLTKCADAGFPLAHGCLGDMHYYGIGRDKDPARAAEEYMRAASKGDYISMFKLGCMFEAGIGVEKDPKRSQTMFYGSAQGGVAEAQFKVASMVYDGEMPGGHEEAAKWYTACSEHVPVAKFNLATMYLQGDGVAKDAKKAFSLYRDLADLGDKDAAMQVGKMYLDGEGVEQNAEEGFRYIGIAAKAGDERAILLIDSLRRRQNTQIIHIDGAEEK; encoded by the coding sequence ATGGATTCCAAGGAGGCAGACCTCAAGCTCATCGAGGCCGCGAAGCTCGTATCCAACCCATCCGCCACCCGGGAGGATGCCGACAGGGCCGTGGCCATCTTCACCGAGGTCTCCGACGCAGGGATCTCCGGGGGCATGTTCGGCCTCGCGGAACTGAAGATGTCCGGACGCTGGGTGCCCCAGGACACCGAGGGGGCCATTTCCCTCTACACCAAGGCCGCGGAACAGGGCAACATCCCCGCCATGTTCCGCCTCGGGAACATCTTCGTCACCGACAAGGACCACGAGGACCCGGCAAAGGCCTTCGACTACCTCACCAAGTGCGCGGATGCGGGTTTCCCGCTGGCCCACGGGTGCCTCGGGGACATGCACTACTACGGTATCGGGAGGGACAAGGACCCCGCCAGGGCCGCGGAGGAGTATATGAGGGCGGCCTCCAAGGGAGACTACATCTCGATGTTCAAGCTCGGGTGCATGTTCGAAGCGGGGATCGGCGTGGAGAAGGACCCCAAACGCTCCCAGACCATGTTCTACGGCTCCGCTCAGGGAGGCGTCGCCGAGGCCCAGTTCAAGGTCGCCTCCATGGTCTACGACGGCGAGATGCCCGGCGGACACGAGGAGGCTGCCAAGTGGTACACCGCCTGTTCCGAACACGTACCGGTGGCGAAATTCAACCTCGCGACCATGTACCTCCAGGGGGACGGCGTAGCCAAGGATGCCAAAAAGGCGTTCTCCCTCTACAGGGATCTGGCGGACCTGGGCGACAAGGACGCCGCCATGCAGGTCGGCAAGATGTACCTCGACGGCGAGGGCGTGGAGCAGAACGCGGAGGAAGGGTTCAGGTACATCGGAATCGCGGCGAAGGCGGGCGACGAGAGGGCCATTCTCCTGATAGACAGCCTGCGCAGGCGCCAGAACACGCAGATCATCCACATCGACGGTGCGGAAGAGAAGTGA
- a CDS encoding transcriptional regulator, ArsR family — protein sequence MGEHEPTSIDMPTDECVMDLADFFSIFSDSTRIRILWVLYGRELCVRDISDTLGISMSACSHQLKTLRNSGAVEARRDGKMIYYKLADEHVEILLRTGLEHIQEE from the coding sequence ATGGGAGAACACGAGCCGACATCCATCGACATGCCCACCGACGAGTGCGTGATGGACCTTGCCGATTTCTTCAGCATCTTCTCGGATTCCACCCGCATCCGCATCCTGTGGGTGCTGTACGGCCGCGAACTGTGCGTGCGCGACATCAGCGACACCCTGGGCATCTCCATGTCGGCATGCTCCCACCAGCTCAAGACTCTCAGGAACTCCGGCGCCGTCGAGGCCCGCCGGGACGGGAAGATGATCTACTACAAGCTCGCCGACGAGCACGTTGAGATCCTCCTGAGGACGGGTCTCGAGCACATCCAGGAGGAGTGA
- a CDS encoding heavy metal-(Cd/Co/Hg/Pb/Zn)-translocating P-type ATPase has protein sequence MKLVFAIDIDCPNCAREVEEAISRIDGVESATLSFMEKRMFLRIDGGRTEEIMAEVDRVSHAVEPDFRYWSPEEEPEEEEGGRWLIPRIAIGFVFMILGLLMEYGFLDVEIEDLHLRIIYLCVLLFVGYNVFINAAVNLRNSRFLDENFLMSISTLGAIAIGYWTESVAVMVFYLIGEWFEGRAVDRTRRDVKDLMNLKVSYATVVRGGKAVKVSPQDVNVGEAVIVGPGEMVPVDGTVLEGDGFVDTKALTGESVPRHVSPEDQVLSGYINTEIELVIRADRPYSDSAVKRIFRLIEESSAVKSESEKFITKFARVYTPAVVICAIAVAIIPSIIWPDSWEDWVLRCLIFLVVSCPCALVISVPLSYFCGIGAASRRGILVKGATYIEQLSKIRNVAFDKTGTLTKGDFSVVSVTPSEGFTEEEVVDLAFCAEAYSNHPIGRSIREYAGRDVDPSRIQNSINTPGKGVGAQVDERAVLVGSYSFMTENQIQCQHREIGMGVDIYVAVDGRHAGNILISDSLKAEAAHAIGSLRTDGIRTFMLTGDTQASAAEIAGTLGVDEFRAGMLPEDKTRVLDGIIRSADGTTAFVGDGVNDAPSLMRADVGIAMGGIGSDAAIEAADVVILDDDPYKVVEARRLSVKTQRIVMQNIAMALIVKFIILELTLMGLVNMWLAIFGDVGVLVICILNATRALGRMKGESHNHSLEADGEECACGHDHHEHHDHGHGECHCHDHESHDHGDEECQHHEHEHRHDHGRCACGHDHHDKD, from the coding sequence ATGAAGCTGGTGTTCGCCATCGATATCGACTGCCCGAATTGCGCCCGCGAGGTCGAGGAGGCCATCTCCAGGATCGACGGTGTGGAGTCCGCCACCCTCTCCTTCATGGAGAAGAGGATGTTCCTGAGGATCGACGGCGGCCGCACGGAGGAGATCATGGCGGAGGTCGACAGGGTCTCCCACGCCGTCGAACCCGATTTCAGGTACTGGTCCCCGGAGGAGGAGCCGGAAGAAGAGGAGGGCGGAAGGTGGCTGATCCCGAGGATCGCCATCGGGTTCGTGTTCATGATCCTCGGCCTCCTCATGGAGTACGGGTTCCTGGATGTCGAGATCGAGGACCTCCATCTGCGCATCATCTACCTCTGTGTCCTCCTGTTCGTCGGATACAACGTCTTCATCAACGCCGCGGTGAACCTCAGGAACTCCAGGTTCCTGGACGAGAACTTCCTGATGTCGATTTCCACGCTGGGGGCCATCGCCATCGGCTACTGGACCGAGTCCGTCGCGGTCATGGTGTTCTATCTCATCGGCGAGTGGTTCGAGGGCCGTGCGGTGGACAGGACCAGGAGGGACGTGAAGGACCTCATGAACCTCAAGGTCTCCTACGCCACCGTCGTCCGTGGCGGGAAGGCGGTGAAGGTCAGCCCCCAGGACGTTAACGTAGGCGAGGCGGTCATCGTGGGGCCGGGAGAGATGGTCCCCGTGGACGGCACCGTCCTAGAGGGAGACGGATTCGTGGATACGAAGGCCCTGACCGGGGAGTCCGTCCCCAGGCACGTCTCCCCGGAGGACCAGGTCCTCAGCGGTTACATAAACACGGAGATAGAACTGGTCATCAGGGCGGACCGCCCATACAGCGATTCCGCCGTGAAGAGGATATTCAGGCTCATCGAGGAGTCCTCCGCGGTGAAGTCCGAGTCGGAGAAGTTCATCACCAAGTTCGCCAGGGTCTACACCCCGGCGGTGGTCATCTGTGCCATTGCGGTAGCGATCATACCCTCGATAATCTGGCCGGACTCCTGGGAGGACTGGGTGCTCCGCTGCCTGATCTTCCTCGTGGTCTCCTGCCCGTGCGCCCTCGTCATCTCCGTGCCGCTCTCCTACTTCTGCGGCATAGGCGCTGCTTCGCGCAGGGGAATCCTCGTGAAAGGTGCCACCTACATCGAGCAGCTGTCCAAGATCAGGAACGTGGCCTTCGACAAGACCGGGACCCTCACCAAGGGCGACTTCAGCGTCGTGTCCGTGACCCCTTCGGAGGGCTTCACCGAGGAGGAGGTCGTGGACCTGGCGTTCTGCGCCGAGGCGTATTCCAACCACCCCATCGGGCGTTCCATCCGCGAATACGCGGGCAGGGACGTGGACCCGTCGAGGATCCAGAACAGCATCAACACCCCAGGTAAGGGGGTCGGCGCACAGGTCGACGAGCGCGCGGTACTGGTGGGTTCCTATTCCTTCATGACCGAGAACCAGATACAGTGCCAGCACAGGGAAATCGGCATGGGTGTGGACATCTACGTTGCCGTCGACGGAAGACACGCGGGGAACATTCTCATCTCGGATTCACTGAAGGCCGAGGCCGCCCACGCCATCGGCAGCCTCAGGACCGACGGCATCAGGACATTCATGCTGACCGGGGACACCCAGGCAAGCGCTGCGGAGATCGCCGGCACGCTGGGCGTCGACGAGTTCAGGGCGGGGATGCTCCCGGAGGACAAGACCAGGGTCCTGGACGGGATCATCCGTTCGGCCGACGGCACCACCGCATTCGTCGGGGACGGCGTCAACGACGCCCCGTCCCTCATGAGGGCCGACGTGGGAATCGCCATGGGAGGCATCGGTTCGGATGCCGCCATAGAGGCCGCCGACGTCGTCATCCTCGATGACGATCCGTACAAGGTCGTGGAGGCCAGGAGGCTCTCCGTGAAGACTCAGAGGATCGTCATGCAGAACATCGCCATGGCGCTGATAGTCAAGTTCATCATCCTCGAATTAACCCTCATGGGGCTGGTGAACATGTGGCTCGCCATCTTCGGAGACGTCGGGGTGCTCGTGATATGCATCCTCAACGCCACCCGCGCCCTGGGAAGGATGAAGGGGGAGAGCCACAACCACAGTCTCGAGGCCGATGGGGAGGAGTGCGCCTGCGGACACGACCATCATGAGCATCACGACCACGGGCACGGTGAGTGCCATTGCCATGACCACGAATCCCATGACCACGGCGATGAAGAGTGCCAGCACCACGAACACGAGCACCGTCACGACCACGGTCGCTGCGCCTGCGGACACGACCATCACGACAAGGATTGA
- a CDS encoding Molecular chaperone, with product MKVGIDLGTTYSVVARYNPATSSADIIPNGEGKDLTPSVICFMDGDVLIGDDAKRMQMGGAGEIASTFKRGIGNPNFFIDCNSEHYSAEDLSAIMYRHLAESAEESAGEKIDGAIITVPAYFNDIQRKATISAAQTAGIKVLKIMNEPTAAAIYYGYRHSADKTLMVYDLGGGTFDVTIVKVTEGRIDVLGTAGNHILGGKDWDEVLMNMVCDRFADEFGADPRNDTVAREEILAQCESFKKLLSTSGVIRIPVSFAGNDGEYSVTREEYEAKTAYLITATDAVVDSVLDDLHLAPAAVDEVLLVGGSTRMPQVEHHLRRQGFTNIKSHRDTDLAVAKGAALSAELFSGSATGLRDIVVNDVTSHSLGMLSIGPDHRSYVNEIMIERNSPVPVSKTKAYRIEEDNLTDIIEVFILQGESTVPADCTVIGKEVITGFENNGRGLNISITFSYDENGVVHVSARNGNQDLSIITESLPSDMGWMAKTPSERKTNDRVAKNIAICVDLSRSMGENLEGVKDAIRNFVLSLAGDFTKFALIGFGDRTHVISPLSSDPDDIRNAVERLKLNRMGRGTDANPVDTIREILSGEKGARVGVILTDGIWGSRDEAVESARECRAEKINLVAVWFGDADYSFLKQIATIEENAMYTTLSNLGKTVSTIATAIRDTPDGLMERFR from the coding sequence ATGAAGGTGGGTATAGACCTAGGTACGACCTACTCGGTGGTCGCCAGATACAACCCAGCAACCTCCTCGGCGGACATCATTCCGAACGGCGAGGGGAAGGACCTCACGCCGTCGGTCATATGTTTCATGGACGGGGACGTCCTCATCGGAGACGATGCCAAACGCATGCAGATGGGAGGGGCGGGGGAGATCGCCTCCACCTTCAAGCGCGGCATCGGGAACCCCAACTTCTTCATCGACTGCAATTCCGAACACTACAGCGCCGAGGACCTCTCGGCCATCATGTACCGCCACCTCGCCGAATCCGCGGAGGAGTCCGCCGGGGAGAAGATCGACGGTGCGATCATCACGGTCCCCGCCTACTTCAACGACATCCAGAGGAAGGCGACCATCAGCGCCGCGCAGACCGCGGGCATCAAGGTCCTGAAGATCATGAACGAGCCCACCGCGGCCGCCATCTACTACGGCTACAGGCACTCGGCGGACAAGACCCTCATGGTGTACGACCTCGGGGGCGGGACGTTCGACGTCACCATCGTCAAGGTCACCGAGGGGAGGATAGACGTCCTCGGAACCGCAGGGAACCACATCCTCGGCGGGAAGGACTGGGACGAGGTGCTCATGAACATGGTCTGCGACAGGTTCGCCGACGAGTTCGGCGCGGATCCCCGCAACGACACCGTCGCACGCGAGGAGATCCTCGCCCAGTGCGAATCGTTCAAGAAACTGCTCTCCACGTCCGGCGTCATCCGCATCCCGGTGTCCTTCGCCGGGAACGACGGGGAGTATTCCGTCACCCGGGAGGAGTACGAGGCGAAGACCGCCTACCTCATCACCGCCACCGATGCCGTGGTCGATTCCGTCCTGGATGACCTGCACCTCGCCCCCGCCGCCGTGGACGAGGTCCTCCTAGTTGGCGGTTCCACCAGGATGCCCCAGGTGGAGCACCACCTGAGGAGGCAGGGATTCACCAACATCAAATCGCACAGGGACACCGACCTTGCCGTGGCGAAGGGCGCGGCGCTTTCCGCCGAGTTGTTCAGCGGTTCCGCCACGGGGCTCAGGGACATCGTCGTGAACGACGTCACCTCCCACAGCCTCGGCATGCTCTCCATCGGCCCGGACCACCGCAGCTACGTCAACGAGATCATGATCGAGAGGAACTCCCCGGTCCCGGTGTCGAAGACCAAGGCCTACCGCATCGAGGAGGACAACCTCACCGACATCATCGAGGTGTTCATCCTACAGGGGGAGAGCACGGTCCCCGCCGACTGCACGGTCATCGGCAAGGAGGTCATCACCGGCTTCGAGAACAACGGCCGCGGCCTCAACATCAGCATCACATTCTCGTACGACGAGAACGGCGTCGTGCACGTCTCCGCCCGCAACGGGAACCAGGACCTCTCCATCATCACCGAGTCCCTGCCCTCCGACATGGGGTGGATGGCCAAGACCCCCTCTGAGAGGAAGACCAACGACAGGGTCGCCAAGAACATCGCCATCTGCGTGGACCTCTCCCGCAGCATGGGGGAGAACCTGGAGGGCGTCAAGGACGCCATCCGCAACTTCGTCCTCAGCCTCGCCGGGGACTTCACCAAATTCGCGCTCATAGGCTTCGGGGACCGCACCCACGTCATCAGCCCCCTCTCGTCCGACCCCGACGACATCCGCAACGCGGTCGAGAGGCTGAAGCTCAACCGCATGGGGAGGGGGACGGACGCCAACCCCGTCGACACCATCAGGGAGATCCTGTCCGGGGAGAAGGGCGCCAGGGTCGGCGTCATCCTCACAGACGGTATCTGGGGGAGCCGCGACGAGGCGGTGGAATCCGCACGCGAGTGCAGGGCGGAGAAGATCAACCTCGTGGCCGTGTGGTTCGGCGACGCCGACTACTCCTTCCTGAAACAGATAGCGACCATCGAGGAGAATGCGATGTACACCACCCTCAGCAACCTCGGGAAGACCGTAAGCACCATAGCCACGGCCATACGCGACACCCCCGACGGTCTCATGGAGAGATTCAGATGA